The DNA window ATTGTTATTTTTATTGGTtggtaaatatgtatatattttacataagCTGTGTGTTGGGGGGGCATATCTCTAGTTGTTAACTATGATTGTGTCAGTTCTTTAAGGGAGTAAACACTTGCTATCCATTTCAATGCACAGATAATAATATCTGGGGCTGCACACTTGATTTTTTTCCCCTTTGACCCTAAAATGTCATTCTTATCTTCTTACTGAGCTTGTTTTATCTTTCCTTTTTTCATCCATACCACAGTGACCTCAATAATATTGATACAATTGTTACACTGCTCAGTCCCAGTTTCCACCCATGTTGCTTGCCAGTTTAGTCAGTGTGGTGCCCTAGAGAGGTTTGTTTCTCTGGCTAGTGCTGATGGTTGTGTTGGTGATTTGTAGGTGTGATAGTTGGTGTGGATGAGGACACGGCCTACTCCTGGCCAGTCTGCAGCCTGTGTGGGAGCGACCGCTTGGAGATGGCACCCCAAAAGCAGTAAGTCTTCAATTCACCTGCTGATGACCTATAGGGGATAAGCCTAATTAACTGATTGAATCTTATTGGTTTACCAATAGAATAACTTCTTTTTTTTTCCGCAAAGGGAACTTGTGTATTGTGGTTGAAATGTGATGTCAGTATCTGCATTATGTCTTTTGTCCCCAGTCAAGCATTCCTTTGTGTTGCTTGTGATTCACTGGTTGACCAACCAACCATGAACATGCAGCTTGAAGTGTTCATGAATTGTTCTACACTGAGAGACTTCACTGTGAAAGTAAAGGTGAGACAAGATTTTGAGTTTAGGTTGTGTGTTGGCAAATGTCTGTGTTTTCAATGTGTGACATAGCAGTGCAAAAGTATAAATATAAAGGGAAGGTTGATATAATATTAATCAAGATGTGGTCTCAGATCTTTTCACTTGAAGTGTATACCAATAGTTCTGTATTTTCTTAGTGTCACTGTCAAATATAGTCTTAGATTGTATCATTAATGGAAACATGAAACTGTTGAAAACACTGACAAAGTCAATGCTCATAACAGCTTATTACGTTATTATAAGGTATGTGCTGTAATGTAATATGACAATTGAATAAAACCGATAATATGAAGAAGCTTAGTCCAATCCAGACCATTTATTCAACTAGTATGATGACtattctctctactgtagctccagcAGAGCACCATCATGTCTGTGTTGAACTGTGCAGCCTCTGGCCATGAGgtgagctctctctctttctcacatgTTATGTAATACGCTGTACCAGCCTTTTTATGCAGACAGTACTTACCTCTCAGTTTAGTGCACCGATATAGCATTTTGATCCTCCTATGTGTCAGACTGTCAGTATGTTTGCTGAAAGTGACATCATTGTCATCTGTCTGATATCCCATAGTTAGACTGTGTTAAGGGAGCTGTTTAGAACAATGGCGGGACTTACTCACACAGATCAATACTGTAAGAAGAGCCAAATGATGCTAGTATCGCTGGAGTTGGATCTATATTTCCTTCTAATCTACAAACACTGGTATCACCACATACCACCATCAAAGCCAAATATCTAAATATAAGGCTCTGAcatctaaatatatggctctgaccaccatatacagtgcattcgtaaagtattcagaccccttccctttttccatattttgtaacgttacagccttattctaaaactgattcgataaatacaaatcctcatcaatctacacaaaataccccataatgacaaagtgaaaacaggtttttagaaatgtttgcaaatgtattaaaaattataaacagaaataccttatttgcatacagtaccagtccaaagtttggacacgcctactcaagggtttttctttattttttaacattttctacgttgtagaataatagtgagacatcaaaactaacgcatatggaatcatgtagtaaccaaataagtgttaaacaaatatatgtcatatttgagtttcttcaaaatagccacactttgccttgatgacagctttgcgcactctcggcattctctcaaccagcttcatgaggtagtcatctggaatgcatttcaattaacaggtgtgcctggttaaaagttcatttgtgcaATTTATTTCCTTATTgtgtgagccaatcagttgtgttgtgacaaggtagggttggtatacagaagatagctctatatGGTAaaggaccaagtccatattatggcaagaaccactcaaataagcaaagagaaacgacaatccattactttaagacatgaaggtcagtaaatcCGTAAcctttcaagaactttgaaagtttcttcaagtacagtcacAAAACCAtcgagctatgatgaaactggctctcgtgatgACCGCCACgggaaaggaagacctagagtgtgcgcaaagctgtcaccaagattccaactttgaaaaatctcaaatataaaatatattttgatttgtttaacacttttttggttactacatgattgtgTTACTTCATAATTGTGATGTCTTTACTACTATTCtactgtagaaaatagtgaaaaataaataaactaaatgagtaggtgtgtctaaacgttTGAcgggtactgtaagtattcagacccttagctatatgacttgaaattgagcttaggtacatcctgtttccattgatcatccttgatgtttctacaacttgattggagtccacctgtgttatgttaaattgattggtcatgatctaaatggcatatattattattattattattatttggaaaggcatacacttGTTTACacaaggtcccatagttgacagtgcatatcagagcaaaaaccaagccatgaggttgaaggaattgtccatagaactctgagacaggattgtgtcaaggcatagatctggggaagggtaccaaaacatttgtgcagcattgaaggtcccaagaacacagtggcctccatcattcttaaatggaagaagttcggaaccaccaagtctcttcctagagctggctgcctggccaaactgagcaatcggggagaagggccttggtcagtgagTTGATCAATAAcctgatgttcactctgacagagctccagagttcctctgtggagatggtagtaccttccagaaggaaaaccatctctacaacactccaccaatcaagcctttatggtagagtggccagacggaagccactcctcagtaaaaagcacatgacagcccgcttggagcttgccaaaaggcatctaaccatgcaaaacaagattctctggtctgatgaaaccaagatttagctctttggcctgaatgccaagcgtcacgtctggaggaaacctggcgccatccctacggcgaagcatggtggtggcagcatcatgctgtggcgatgtttttcagtggcagggactggaagactagtctggattgagggaaagatgaacagagcaaagtacagagagatccttgatgaaaacctgctccagaacgctcagaacctcagactggggtgaaggtttgccttccaacaagacaacgacccttgGCACACAGTCAAGAAAACACAGgactggctttgggacaagtttctgaatgtccttgagtggcccagccagagcccgaacatgaacccgatcgaacatctctgaagagcaAAAATGTCAACCTTATttttgtttgtcattatggggtattgtgtgttgattgatgggggggggggacgatttaatctattttaggaaaaggctgtaacataacaaaatatggaaaaagtctagggacctgaaaactttctgaatgcactgtatcatCCAGCATTCTAGAATGGATATTGTTGAAAACCTGGCTTACATCCATTATTGAAAACCAGGGCAAACCAACAATCCAGGTTAATTGAGGTGGAACAGCTCCACATACCCAATACAAATATTTTCTATTGAGTTTTTGCACtggatgcccccccccccaatctaATAACAATATATTGTCATTATAAATTATAGAGTGTAACTAACTTTTGATGCTTAGCTGCAACTTTTGTTCTCATTGAGCATGACTAACTTGTGTTTTTACAGTTGAAgcccgaagtttacatacacataggttaCGCTCTTCTTGACATTTATGTTGCCTATTTGTATAGCTTCACAGTGTTTATTGAATGTTATTAGGTAACATGTTTATTGTTAGCATGAGTGCTAGTTGTGAATCGGgttactacagttgaagtcggaagtttacatacacttaggttgggagtcattaaaactagtttttcaaacactccacaaatgtcttgttaacaaactatagttttggccagtcggttaggacatctactttgtgcatgacacaagtaatttttccaacaattgtttacagacagattatttcacttataattcactgtatcacaattccagtgggtcagaagtacatacacaaagttgactgtgtctttatacagctcggaaaattccagaaaatgatatcatggctttagaagcttctgataggctaattgacataatttgagtcaatgggacagcaccatgggaccacgcagccgtcataccgctcaggaaggagacgcgttctgtctcctagagattaatatactttggtgcgaaaagtgaaaatcaatcccagaacaatagcaaaggtcattgtgaagatactggaggaaacgggtacaaaagtatctatatccacagttaaacaagtcctatatcgacataacctgaaaggctgctcagcaaggaagaagccactgctccaaaaccgccattaaaaaacccagactacggtttgcaactgcacatggggacaaagatcatactttttggagaaatgtcctctggtctgatgaaacaaaaatagaactgtttggccataatgaccatcgttatgtttggaggaaaaagggggaggcttgcaagccgaagaacaccatcccaaccgtgaagcacaggggtggcagcatcatgttgtgggggtgctttgctgcaggagggactggtgcacttcacaaaatagattgcatcataaggtaggaaaatgatgtggatatattgaagcaacatctcaagacattagtcagtaagttaaagcttgatcgcaaatgggtcttccaaatggacaatgaccccaagcatacttacaaagttgtggcaaaatggcttaaggacaacaaagccaaggtattggagtggtcatctcaaagccctgacctcaatcccgtagaaaatgtgtgggcagaactgaaaaggcgtgtgcgagcaaggaggcctacaaacctggctcagttacaccatctctgtcaggaggaatggaccaaacttattgtgggacgcttgtggaaggctccccgaaacgtttgacccaagttaaacaattgaaaggtaatgctaccaaatactaattgagtgtatgtaaacttttgacccactgggaatgtgatgaaagaaataaaagctgaaataaatcattctctctactattattctgacatttcacattcttaaaatgaagtggtgatcctaactgacctaagacagtgaattgttactaggattcaatgtcaggaattgtgaaaaactgagttttaaatgtatttggctaaggtgtctgtgaacttccgacttaaactaaGTCTAACTCTTAGACTAGCCTATGCCTATAGATCCATAGTTAGATTGATTGTTCATGTGCTGCAGTTCCCAGGTTACGAGGTGGAAAATGTGTTGGGGAAGGAGGTGGGCCCCCTCAGCGCTTACGTCCGCGTGGTCACCAGGAAACCTGCCCTGTCGATCGGTCTGGAAGAGATCTGCCTCTGAGGCTGTCAAAGTGTGGAGTGGGATCCCGTGAAATCAATCTGTAGGACTAGGAGGTCTCCTCAGCCCAGCCAGGCCCAGGCTCTCTGTACAGCGCATGAATAGTTAGGCTGGAAAAAAtagatctgtttgtgtgttaCTGATATGTTAGGACCCTGGAGATGACAGCCCAAGGTTAGAACTGAAGGACCATAGAGGAGTAACATATGTCAGACTTTGTCACGTGGGTCCAAATGGTGACTGTAAAATATGCCTGTTTGCTGTATATAGCCGCACATTTCTTTCAAAGTGTTCCCTTGAATATCTACCCCCTAATCATTCTCTGAAGATGAATGGTGCTTATAAAGTGTCAATAAACCTTGTATTATAAGTTAGTGTATTTGTTTACCTTTTTCTGTACTTTCTTCTGCTAGCTGTGAAAATGTTATTCTAGAGAGGTGGCCCAACTCCAACTGAGGTAGATTCTTGGCACCAGCAAATCCATATAAAACATACTTTAACCATGCCAAGTAATTTATAATCACATATGTACTAATATGTTCATCCCAAACACACTCATAGACGATGTTGATTTGTATGacttttcagcacttttattagAGATTCCATAAGACAAatatttaatgttttttttatataaactATATAAAATTCAAACATGCTCTTGCTCTTACAAAGTTTGGAATTATAAAACATGTACCATATCTGGTATAACAACTAAATGAAGTAGTAAAATAATTTAATATAGAAAAAAAATCCCCCAAAAAGATTATGGCAACAATATGGGAGGAAGCCTACGTTTCCAGTACATTTCCAGTGCCATAAATGTAAGCTTGTTTATAATGCATCTGTTACAGATGGTAAGTCTGTGTTGAGGTATGTATTTCAAAAGTTCAGTTAATTAGAAAGTAAGATTAATTGGTCACCGCCTGGCCCCACCCGTGGTCCCCAAAAACGAGGAGCTGTGATTGGGAAGCTGCTTGAAGAAATCTCTCAGGCCAGTGAGCTCACTGGTTAGTTGATCGATAGTTTTGTGTAATCTGTCATTCTCTGAACCCAGTTCAAGCATTTTTTGCTGCATTTCCACGTTGCGTTGCTTTGCTTTGTCCCTACTTTTCCTCACTGCAACGTTATTCCTCTCACGTCTCTGGCGGTACTCTTGGCTGTACCTGTCAAAATTCTTTTTCCCTTTCTCCTTGCCGACCTTCCGAGGAGAGGAGTGGGCTGATTGGCTTGAGAGGGGCTCTGGGGTTGATGGTGGAGTTGGTTGTCCCATGGGAAGGCTCACGGAGGTCTGCGCGCAGTTTTTGATCTGGGAAGGTAACGACGAGGACATGTCATTGTCGCTCCAGTCCGATTCCTGTTTAATCGGTGCACTGAAGACCCCCTTGTTGTCAAATCCACCCTTGAGCTTCCTCTCGAACTCTTTTTGGCTTCCAACTGCGTATGCGTTGGTTGAACAGTTTGACAGCTGCTGCATATTGCTGGACGACGTAGTCGAGCTTGGCATGTAGAAGTCTGTCTTCTCTTGCTTCACAGTGTTGAATAAGTCAAGGAAAAGTTCATCGTTGCAGAGTTCCAGGTGTGGTACTGCTGTCATCGACTCTATGTAGGAGCTGAAGTCGATGGCACTCTCGTCGTCGTACATTGCAGGGGCTGTGTTCAGCTCGGCCATGGTTGTGTCCTCGCCCGTGCCATGATCACTTCTCCCGGGTTTGCAGACCCCCTGAAGACCGCTGCTCAGCTTATTGTCGTAGAAGTTTGTAGGCTCCATCGCCCAACTCATGTTGCATTGTGGAGACACGCACTGAGAATCCAGGCTGTATATATCACACATGAACTCTGCTTTCTGCCCTCGTGGGATCGGACGTCAATAGATTTCGTTACTTAGTAGCCAGGTAGTTGGAACAAGCTTGATACAATGTATTACTGGAGCGTCCTCTTCCCTTTCCCCAACGTTGCTTCTTTTAAGTGGTGTTTAGGTTTATTCTAAAATAGTGGCGGTATATTAAGGTCTGTAACTTCTCTGAAGTCTCTGTATTTCGCGGAGTGTATTTTGTATCTTTCCTCTGCTTACGTCAAAGGTTTACCTCCCCCTTTGACAAGCCAGTAGAGTCTAGTTTGAATCACGTGGTCTCCCTAGCTCCCATTTGAGGAGAGAAGGGTGTGCGCACATGCCACCCTCTTTCTATACTATGAGTGCATTGGGGGGATTCGATTATGCTGATCCGCGGGGAACCGGTCTATGACTTGTGAGGTCAACGGGCAAAAGAGATGAGGTAGCTGCGCCCTCTCACATCGAACAGTAATCTGCGCCGCTCTGCCATGTCAACGATGCAGCATGGTGCATTGTCCAGAAACACATCACTTTTCTATAAATATATGTTTGAATTTTCAATCTAGTTTCATTGGTAAGGCAGTTAAATAAGTGTTTTTCCTCAAAGTGATCACTTGCATGTGAAAACATAGAATCCTACTCATTATGCCACATGCTTAATTACTTAACTTTAGTTTTGAGGCGACTACGCCGTGGGCTTTAAACGGCGAACCTGGCTCACGCCCGGGAGGAAGCCCGGTTCCAAAACGAATGCAATCAACTTTCACCCAGGGCAAAACACGCCAAGGCGCCCGGGCCAGATGAATCGAATTCCCTAACTGACAAGTGCACAATTTCATGCTGCGTATGTGGAGCCAGCGCTTTTATAGGCATCATCATGTaaatcagtggttcccaaccgtTGGTACCCCTAAAGTACCCCCTCATGTAGtttttaccagtaggcctatggtctGATGAGTCTTGTCAAGTACCCACTGTGGGTAGGCCAAGTACCCTTGGTTGGGAACCATTGATGTAAACTGTCAAGTGCACGTCTCTGGTCATATGACATTGTGGGCAGTGGAAATGTTACATAATGAACAATATTTTATATTCACCGATTTTTGTGTACAGTACATGCCATTCTCTATAAAATAAATCACATGTCCTTGATGGCCCTGGAAAGTAGGTTATCATGGTTATTAATTTGATATAAAGGCATTGTTACTATATAGAAGAATGCAGAGTAAGTACTTATAAGAGCAATTCTGCATGTTTGATGTGTTCCCGGAATTTGTTTCATGCCATTCCCATAAATTCTATGAACATCTAAAGAAATGCATTCTGTATTTTTCGAGTGATTGTGGAAAAATGTTGACACGTTTCTCATGGCACCATGCGCCACCTTGTGGTAAAGGTTTACACTAGCCCCTGAGTGGAACATTTAGGGTGAAACGATGTCAGATTGATGGGGGGATTACCCAGCCAGACCTTTAGGTGAACACAATTATTACAATGCAAACTCCTGAACTAATAATGAAATACTTACAAAAAGTATTAATGTATTCCATTTAAAATGTTAACCGTACTGATTGTAAGACACTCCGGAACCCCCTTGATGTGCAAATGCTAATGGTTAGTGCACAAGTACTTGGCTTCGCTATTGGTGCAAAGTTTCCCAGGACTAAAACGTCACACCCACCATTTCGCGCCAAATTCATTGCGGTATCACTACGTAGTAGGTAAGAAAAGTAATTTtaagatactgtagctagctatttCTAAGGTTTTCAAAAGCTAAATGAACTAGGTCGttgtttattaaatgttttatgtTAGAGCAAATTCAGATGACCTAATTTATGTGTTTGGGAGTGTTCACcggattttaaaaataaaataagacTGGGTTTCCTCGGCAAGTAGTAGTTGGTGCCTTTCATGCAAAGATAGTAGCTTTCTCTATTGTTAAATTGcactagctagctactgtttTACAATGAACATGCCAGCCATCAAAGTATTTGATTAAAACAATGATTAGGAATATATAATTAGAGAATGTACCTAGTTAAGGATTTACAATCAATATTTTATTTTTAGTTTACAAGCTCTTTCGGATGTTTAGTTGACTTCCCAGCTAGCCTACTGGATGCATTGTTTCATTACACGTCGAAAAGACTGCAAGTAGCTACCAACAATTAACTCGTTAGTTAGTGACATAACTAACTACTGGCTTTGTTATTAGCTTAATTCAAGCTCAACTCCGCTATGTGTTACTTACTGTTTGTATTATGTTATTTTACGAGTCAAAGACTCATACATTTAACGTTATTTAACTTTTTTTCCCCGTATAGTCAACCAGATTTCTTTTCTAGGACCTGTGATCATTCAGAATGTCTTCACCAACATCAACTCCCGGTAGACGCAAGCGCAACAGGGATGACATTCCAGCCACTCCTAAGTCGACCACAAAAGGTTCTGAGTACCATAAACTATATTTACAGTTTGATTTTGTACAGAGATATTCTGCTTTTAATTTAATATAACACTCAAGGACATATAAATCACATGAAAGGAAGCAGTTTAACCTAACCAACTATGTATTTTTCTGTCTCTGTAGCTGGCAGTGATGCCCTGGTCTCCCCTCCTTCCCAGCGGCAGAGAGGTCAAGACTCCTCCAACGGGGATCTGCCGGCCATGCCCACGTCTCCAGCCACAGACATTGCCAGCCCTGCTGTCCATGACACCTCTCTGTTCTCCAGCCCGCGCCGCTCAGGTAACTAACTGCCTCTCcagcattaacacacagaatgATGCTGTTTGAGttagtctttttttttttgcagtcaCATAAATATACagtcccagtcaaaagtttggacacatactcattcaagggtttttctttattttactattttatacactGTATAATAGTAGTGAAgatatcaacactatgaaataacacacatggaatcatgtagtaaccaaaaagttaaacaaatccaaatagatgttatattcttaaaagtagccaccctttgctttgacagctttgcacactctttgcattctctcaaccagcttcatgaggaatgattttccaacagtcttgaaggagttcccatatatgctgagcacttgttgggtcctttccttcactctgttgtccaactcatcccaaaccaattcaattgggttgaggtcgagtgattgtggaggccagatcatctgacgcagcactccatcgctctccttcttggtcaaatagcccttacacagcctggaggtttgttttgggtcattgtcctgttggaaaaccaatgatagtcccactaagcgcaaaccagatggggtggcatatcgctgcagaatgctgtggtagccatgctggttaagtgtgtcttgaattctaaataaatcacagacggtgtccccagcaaagcaccatcacaccacctccatgctttacggtgggaaccacacatgccgagatcatccgttcacctactctgcatctcacaaagacatggcggttgggaccaaaaatctccaatttggactcatcagaccaaaggacagatttctaccggtGTAATGTcctttgcttgtgtttcttggcccaagcaagtctcttcttattggtgtcttttagtagtggtttctatgcagcaatttgaccattaaggcctgatttcccacagtctcctctgaacagttgatgatcagatgtgtctgttaattgaactctgaagtatttatttgggcaaTCTGAGGTTCAGTTAATTgcccatttctgaggctggtaactcttgatgaacttatcc is part of the Oncorhynchus keta strain PuntledgeMale-10-30-2019 chromosome 15, Oket_V2, whole genome shotgun sequence genome and encodes:
- the cebpd gene encoding CCAAT/enhancer-binding protein delta; the encoded protein is MCDIYSLDSQCVSPQCNMSWAMEPTNFYDNKLSSGLQGVCKPGRSDHGTGEDTTMAELNTAPAMYDDESAIDFSSYIESMTAVPHLELCNDELFLDLFNTVKQEKTDFYMPSSTTSSSNMQQLSNCSTNAYAVGSQKEFERKLKGGFDNKGVFSAPIKQESDWSDNDMSSSLPSQIKNCAQTSVSLPMGQPTPPSTPEPLSSQSAHSSPRKVGKEKGKKNFDRYSQEYRQRRERNNVAVRKSRDKAKQRNVEMQQKMLELGSENDRLHKTIDQLTSELTGLRDFFKQLPNHSSSFLGTTGGARR